GAAAGGACATACGTCGAATGATCGACGCCGCGCGCGAGTGGCGGAATGGCAGACGCGCTGGCTTCAGGTGCCAGTGTCCTTCGGGACGTGGGGGTTCAAGTCCCCCTTCGCGCACAACGAGCGGTTCAGGTTGTGATCAAAAGAGAGGTCAGGTTGCGGAAATGCAACCTGACCTCTCTTTTTGTTGCTGCCGCCGATGTGCGCTCGGCATGTATTCGCTTCGGCGGGACCTGCGAGCGCTAGTCCCGAAGCCCGGTATGTGAGCGAATTCCAATGGGAGTCCGCGGTGTCGAGCACGCGGGATTCAGTTGAGGACTGGAGACCTACTCAGCTGAGCTCTGGAAACGAAAGAGCTCGACGATCTCAACATCCAGAGTTTCGGCGAGGTCAAACACGCGATCGAGCAGCAGGGAGTGCTTTCCGTGCTCGATTTCGACGTAGAAGGAGCGGTCGAATCCTGCTCGCTCGGCCAGTCGTTCCTGCGTCAGTCCGGCAGAAGTGCGAAGTGTCCGCAACCGTGCGCTGAACGCCGTTCGGCGGTCGGTGTGGTGGCGCAATAGTTGAGAAGCTTGGTGGTTTCCGTGGCATCGTGTCGACTGTTTGCGTGAATGTTGCGAGACTGTTGACGCGGAATCCCGTGTGGTGCTAACTTCCGATGAATGTCGGGTTTCCGGCTTGGGGGATTTATTCGTTCCTGTGCGCCTGACGTTGCGACGCTGCGTCAGGCTCGAACGTATGGCTCCTCCTTCGTCTTGATGGACTGGAGTGTGAGCTTGTGCGGTTGATGGTTCGAGTGATGTCTGCGATCGTCGCAGTGGCGGCGTTCGCCGCTATCGGTGACGGTGGTGTGGCGTCGGCTGATCGGTCTGTTCGGATTCCTGATCGGACGGTGGTCAAGCGGTCTGATGACGGGTGGTCGGTCCGGCTGACGAAGTCGGCGGAGAAGATCGTGTCGGTCCCGCCACTGTCACGGGGTGTGGGCTCCTTCGAGGCATTCCTCGACCTACGCGGAGAGGCTGAAATAACTGGTCAAGGCACTGTTCCGGTTGATGCCGCAGTCCTAACAATGGGGTACCAACTGTCCTGCCAATGGCAGATGAATGGCGTCAATGTCGGAATTTCCGGTGGTCCGACAGCGCAGGCATCGATCACCTGGCCCCCGGCGTTGGTCGTCGGTGTGCAGGTCATGCCGACGGTCTCGACGACCCTTGCCAACGGTGCCACCGTCGATGTGAAGTTCGGTCAGAAGGCACTGCGTGGGGCCCGCGCGGGTACCCGCGCCGAAGGCGTGCGGGTGGAGATCTCCGGGTGTGTGGGGGCTCGTCCTGCGGTCCGTGCCTATGTGCGTGTGTCGATGGCTACCGCTGCTAACGACAACACGTTCACCATGTACGGCTCACCGCATCTGCTGTAGCTGTGGGACTTCACGAGAGGATCGACATG
This genomic window from Gordonia sp. PDNC005 contains:
- a CDS encoding helix-turn-helix transcriptional regulator, encoding MRHHTDRRTAFSARLRTLRTSAGLTQERLAERAGFDRSFYVEIEHGKHSLLLDRVFDLAETLDVEIVELFRFQSSAE
- a CDS encoding MspA family porin; the protein is MSAIVAVAAFAAIGDGGVASADRSVRIPDRTVVKRSDDGWSVRLTKSAEKIVSVPPLSRGVGSFEAFLDLRGEAEITGQGTVPVDAAVLTMGYQLSCQWQMNGVNVGISGGPTAQASITWPPALVVGVQVMPTVSTTLANGATVDVKFGQKALRGARAGTRAEGVRVEISGCVGARPAVRAYVRVSMATAANDNTFTMYGSPHLL